From the genome of Candidatus Electrothrix communis, one region includes:
- the lysS gene encoding lysine--tRNA ligase, whose protein sequence is MDNQNQLLKQRREKAQTLADAGVNLFSNDFQNPQPVKEILPLADSLEPETHAPDDAVYRIAGRVMSLRKFGKAAFFHVQDETGRMQVYARRDELGEDFQFFKKWDVGDIVGVEGKLFKTKTGEPSLDASRLYMITKSLRPLPEKFHGLTDVETRYRQRYVDLIVNPEVRDTFRKRGEIIRLIRDFLTERGFMEVETPMMQPVPGGATAKPFKTHHNALDMDLFLRIAPELYLKRLLVGGFERVFEINRNFRNEGLSTRHNPEFTMLEFYQAYATYEDLMDLTEEMVSFIATQVCGSAEIVYQGIPVNLAPPWRRYTMDEALIEVGGLDAELLKDDTVIGLAKKKGIKLQPDAGPGKAKTELFELLVEEKLIDPTFITAYPAEVSPLARRNEEDPSVTDRFELFITGRELANAFSELNDPVDQHERFAKQIDERGDDDEIHPELDADYVRALEYGMPAAAGEGIGIDRLVMLLTDSPSIRDVILFPQLKAEVVAEPKKKKKKK, encoded by the coding sequence ATGGATAATCAGAATCAGCTCCTCAAGCAGCGACGTGAAAAAGCGCAAACCCTGGCCGACGCCGGGGTTAATCTGTTCAGTAATGACTTTCAGAATCCCCAGCCGGTCAAAGAAATCCTGCCGTTAGCAGATAGCCTGGAGCCGGAGACCCATGCCCCGGATGATGCAGTGTACCGGATTGCAGGTCGCGTCATGTCTCTGCGCAAATTCGGCAAGGCCGCCTTTTTTCATGTCCAGGACGAGACCGGCCGGATGCAGGTCTACGCTCGCCGGGATGAGCTGGGCGAGGATTTTCAGTTCTTTAAGAAATGGGATGTGGGTGATATCGTCGGGGTGGAAGGCAAGCTGTTCAAAACCAAGACCGGTGAGCCCTCTCTGGATGCATCCCGCTTGTACATGATCACCAAGTCCCTGCGCCCTCTGCCGGAGAAATTTCACGGGCTGACGGACGTGGAGACCCGCTATCGCCAGCGTTATGTGGATCTGATCGTTAATCCAGAGGTCCGGGACACCTTCCGTAAGCGGGGGGAGATTATCCGTCTGATTCGAGATTTCCTCACCGAGCGCGGCTTTATGGAGGTGGAAACCCCGATGATGCAGCCGGTGCCGGGCGGGGCCACAGCCAAGCCCTTTAAGACCCATCATAATGCATTGGATATGGATCTCTTCCTGCGCATTGCTCCGGAACTCTATCTCAAGCGTTTGCTGGTGGGCGGTTTTGAGCGGGTATTCGAGATCAACCGGAATTTCCGCAACGAGGGGCTCTCCACCCGCCATAATCCGGAATTCACTATGCTGGAGTTTTATCAGGCCTATGCCACTTATGAAGATCTGATGGATTTGACCGAGGAGATGGTTTCCTTCATTGCGACGCAGGTCTGCGGTTCTGCGGAGATTGTCTACCAGGGTATTCCGGTGAATCTGGCTCCGCCCTGGCGTCGCTACACAATGGACGAGGCCCTGATTGAAGTGGGCGGTCTTGATGCGGAGCTGCTCAAGGATGACACCGTCATTGGTCTGGCCAAGAAAAAGGGCATCAAGCTTCAGCCTGATGCTGGTCCGGGCAAGGCCAAAACCGAGTTGTTCGAGTTGCTGGTGGAAGAAAAGCTGATTGATCCTACCTTTATCACCGCTTATCCAGCTGAGGTTTCCCCGCTGGCCCGGCGCAATGAGGAAGACCCCAGCGTGACTGACCGCTTTGAGCTCTTTATCACCGGGCGGGAGTTGGCAAATGCCTTTTCCGAGTTGAATGATCCGGTTGATCAGCATGAGCGCTTTGCCAAGCAGATTGACGAGCGCGGCGACGATGACGAGATTCATCCTGAGCTGGATGCGGATTATGTCCGGGCCTTGGAATACGGGATGCCTGCGGCAGCAGGGGAGGGGATTGGTATTGATCGGCTGGTGATGCTGCTTACGGATTCACC
- the ablB gene encoding putative beta-lysine N-acetyltransferase, protein MLSKKDKVEEFQCSTIQHGPYNDRIYLMRLADQTSADFPQQLISLAKTKGYSKIFAKVPKDASADFMQAGFVKEAEIPGFFSGRTDALFLGYYLNNARKQEDDVARLENILHIAEDKQETVMPAPDARFRLRQCLRDDVPEMAAIYGQTFASYPFPIHEAEYLLETMRTHVAYFGAEIEGELAALASAEMDREAANAEMTDFATLPEQAGNNLSLHLLEKMEKAMQEQGISTAYTIARAASPAMNITFARAGYRFAGRLKNNTNISGSIESMNVWYKPLVQPSETTNNQSVSAFNG, encoded by the coding sequence ATGCTGTCGAAGAAGGATAAGGTTGAGGAGTTTCAGTGTAGTACAATTCAGCACGGGCCGTATAATGACCGTATTTATCTTATGCGGCTCGCTGATCAAACCTCGGCGGATTTTCCGCAGCAACTGATCAGCCTGGCTAAAACAAAGGGATATTCCAAGATTTTTGCCAAGGTACCAAAAGATGCGTCTGCTGATTTCATGCAAGCTGGTTTTGTCAAAGAGGCTGAGATTCCGGGCTTCTTTTCCGGTCGAACAGACGCCCTCTTTCTGGGGTATTATTTGAATAATGCCCGCAAGCAGGAAGATGATGTTGCGCGACTGGAAAATATCCTGCATATTGCTGAAGACAAGCAGGAAACAGTGATGCCAGCCCCTGATGCCCGGTTTCGGCTGCGTCAATGTCTCCGGGATGATGTCCCGGAAATGGCGGCAATCTATGGTCAGACCTTTGCCTCCTATCCCTTTCCCATCCATGAGGCTGAGTATCTGCTGGAGACAATGCGGACCCATGTGGCCTATTTCGGCGCGGAAATTGAGGGGGAGCTTGCGGCCTTGGCCTCAGCTGAGATGGACAGGGAGGCCGCCAATGCGGAGATGACGGATTTTGCCACCCTGCCTGAGCAGGCAGGCAATAATCTCTCCCTGCATCTTCTTGAGAAGATGGAAAAGGCGATGCAGGAGCAGGGCATCAGTACTGCTTATACCATTGCCCGTGCTGCGTCCCCGGCCATGAATATCACCTTTGCTCGGGCCGGGTACAGATTTGCCGGGCGTTTGAAAAATAACACCAATATCTCCGGCAGTATTGAGAGCATGAATGTGTGGTATAAGCCGCTTGTTCAGCCGTCGGAAACAACCAATAACCAATCAGTCAGTGCATTCAATGGATAA
- the ablA gene encoding lysine 2,3-aminomutase, with the protein MIYTENQQEIAERIDEDVSKTLWKDWKWQVKNRIRSLRQLEDFLDLDFGEEKRKHIQQTIEKFPLSITPYYLSLIDTEDFENDPVFRQAVPSIRELDLSDEDMADPLHEDEDSPVPGITHRYPDRVLFLVSNVCAMYCRHCTRKRKVGDQDNIPSKKAIEQGLEYIRNTPMIRDVLLSGGDPFLLPDEYLDYILTELDKIEHVEVVRIGTRTPVVLPYRITDELVSMLKKHHPVWINTHFNHPRELTESARASLAKLADAGIPLGNQSVLLSGVNDCPRIMRTLVHKLVANRVRPYYLYQCDLSEGLTHFRTPVGKGIEIIESLIGHTSGFSVPTYVIDAPNGGGKIPVMPNYLISWSTNKVVLRNYEGVITTYKEPDSYEPVFCDRKCDKCDLQLSLDEAAEYRAVGIKKLLADYDDAVSLVPRGNERMEKREDHAVEEG; encoded by the coding sequence ATGATTTACACAGAAAACCAGCAGGAAATTGCAGAGCGAATAGACGAAGATGTTTCCAAGACCCTTTGGAAGGACTGGAAATGGCAGGTGAAGAATCGTATCCGTTCGTTACGTCAGCTGGAGGATTTTCTGGACCTTGATTTTGGAGAAGAAAAGAGAAAACATATTCAACAAACAATCGAAAAATTTCCTCTGTCCATTACCCCATATTATCTTTCTCTGATTGACACTGAGGATTTCGAGAATGACCCTGTGTTTAGGCAGGCGGTTCCGTCCATCCGGGAACTGGATCTTTCCGATGAAGATATGGCTGATCCTTTGCACGAGGATGAAGACAGTCCAGTGCCGGGCATCACCCATCGTTACCCTGATCGGGTGCTCTTTCTGGTCAGCAATGTCTGTGCTATGTACTGTCGCCATTGCACCAGAAAACGGAAAGTCGGGGATCAGGACAATATCCCCTCCAAAAAGGCTATCGAGCAGGGGCTTGAATATATTCGTAACACCCCCATGATTCGCGATGTTCTCCTCAGCGGCGGTGATCCCTTCCTGCTGCCGGACGAATATCTGGATTATATCCTCACAGAATTAGACAAAATTGAGCATGTGGAAGTGGTTCGGATCGGCACTCGGACCCCGGTGGTCCTGCCTTATCGGATTACGGATGAGCTGGTCAGTATGCTGAAAAAACATCATCCGGTGTGGATCAACACCCATTTCAATCATCCCAGAGAGCTGACTGAATCTGCCCGCGCGTCCTTGGCAAAACTGGCTGATGCAGGTATCCCGCTGGGCAATCAGTCCGTGCTCCTGTCCGGGGTGAACGATTGTCCCAGAATCATGCGGACCTTGGTTCATAAGCTGGTAGCTAATCGGGTTCGCCCTTATTATCTCTATCAATGCGATCTTTCTGAAGGATTGACTCATTTTCGAACCCCGGTGGGCAAGGGCATTGAGATCATCGAGAGTCTGATCGGCCATACCAGCGGCTTCAGCGTGCCCACCTATGTTATTGACGCGCCCAATGGCGGCGGCAAGATTCCTGTTATGCCGAATTACCTCATTTCCTGGTCCACCAATAAAGTGGTGTTGCGTAATTACGAGGGTGTTATCACTACCTATAAGGAGCCGGATTCCTACGAGCCTGTTTTCTGTGACCGGAAATGCGATAAATGTGATCTTCAGCTTTCCTTGGACGAGGCTGCCGAGTATCGTGCTGTGGGCATTAAAAAATTGTTGGCGGATTATGATGATGCCGTCTCCCTGGTGCCTAGAGGTAACGAGCGGATGGAGAAGAGGGAGGATCATGCTGTCGAAGAAGGATAA
- a CDS encoding nucleoside deaminase: MMEKKQRFDEQNTCFDVSLPAWAIAALNDLPEYLSTHEERMQAVIEFSRMNFQRKTGGPFAAGVFERDSGRLVVIGVNRVLPCSCSSAHAEITALSLAQKLLGVYDLGATGLPAHQLVVNWRPCSMCFGAVLWSGIRSLMLAGPGPDLEIITGFDEGPIHPDWRSELVQRGIELQENILRDEAIEVFKEFSTSGGFVYNARLG; the protein is encoded by the coding sequence ATGATGGAGAAAAAACAACGCTTTGATGAGCAAAACACCTGTTTTGACGTTAGCCTGCCTGCTTGGGCTATTGCCGCCTTGAACGACCTTCCGGAATATTTGTCTACCCATGAAGAACGGATGCAGGCGGTAATCGAATTTTCTCGGATGAATTTCCAAAGAAAGACAGGTGGTCCCTTTGCTGCCGGGGTCTTTGAGCGGGATTCTGGCAGACTGGTGGTGATTGGGGTGAATCGGGTCTTGCCCTGTAGCTGCTCCTCAGCCCATGCGGAAATCACAGCGCTCTCTTTGGCCCAGAAGCTGTTGGGGGTGTATGATCTTGGTGCAACCGGGCTTCCGGCTCATCAGCTTGTTGTGAATTGGCGACCTTGCAGTATGTGTTTCGGTGCAGTGCTTTGGTCCGGTATTCGTTCGCTGATGCTTGCTGGCCCAGGTCCTGATCTGGAGATAATTACCGGATTTGATGAAGGCCCGATTCATCCTGATTGGCGTTCTGAACTGGTGCAACGAGGTATAGAACTTCAGGAAAACATTCTGCGTGACGAGGCCATTGAGGTTTTTAAAGAGTTCTCCACCAGCGGTGGCTTTGTCTATAATGCGCGGCTTGGTTGA
- a CDS encoding DegT/DnrJ/EryC1/StrS family aminotransferase, whose translation MPGFEVFGEEEKQQALEVFDTGVLFRYEFVEQRKGVYKVREFEQAFAKYTGAAHAQAVTSGTAALKVALIALGVGIGDEVITQGFTFVATWEAILDVGAVPVFTEVDQTLNMDPTDLEKKITSKTRAIIPVHMLGAPARIVEIKAIADKYGVPVLEDTAQAPGARLNGQHLGTFGHFGTFSFDSVKTITTGEGGMVICNDEELWRNCSEYQDHGHDHAVNPGGRGGEGRRFIGFNYRMMELQGAIGLAQLAKLDSIVASQQKNKAILKEAASKIAGVSFRVILDEQGDSATFLAFMLPDKEQAAKVNQVLRDNKAGAINFGENSWHFYPSWEHLLGGKTLCKNGWPFDSHCKRRVIYDPEALPASVELMSRTLVYQVPVNLSDTQRETMLAALAKAAAL comes from the coding sequence ATGCCGGGTTTTGAAGTATTCGGAGAAGAGGAAAAACAACAGGCCTTGGAAGTCTTTGACACCGGTGTCCTGTTTCGTTATGAATTCGTTGAGCAGCGCAAGGGCGTGTACAAGGTCCGTGAGTTTGAGCAGGCCTTTGCCAAATACACTGGGGCTGCCCATGCCCAGGCCGTAACCTCGGGAACCGCAGCGCTGAAAGTGGCTTTGATTGCCCTCGGCGTCGGTATCGGTGACGAAGTCATTACCCAGGGGTTCACCTTTGTCGCCACCTGGGAAGCTATTCTTGATGTCGGTGCTGTGCCTGTCTTTACCGAGGTGGATCAGACCCTGAATATGGACCCGACAGATTTGGAAAAAAAGATCACCTCAAAAACACGAGCTATTATCCCCGTGCATATGTTGGGTGCTCCGGCCAGGATCGTAGAGATTAAGGCCATTGCTGATAAATACGGTGTCCCTGTTTTGGAAGATACGGCCCAGGCACCGGGTGCCCGGCTCAACGGCCAGCATCTCGGTACCTTCGGTCATTTCGGCACCTTTTCCTTTGATTCAGTCAAGACCATAACCACCGGCGAAGGTGGGATGGTGATCTGTAACGATGAGGAGCTTTGGCGTAATTGTTCCGAGTACCAAGATCATGGCCATGACCATGCGGTCAATCCGGGAGGGCGCGGCGGTGAAGGCCGAAGGTTTATCGGCTTCAACTATCGGATGATGGAGCTGCAAGGGGCTATCGGTCTGGCGCAGCTGGCCAAGCTGGACAGTATTGTCGCTTCCCAGCAGAAGAACAAGGCCATCCTCAAAGAGGCGGCCTCAAAGATTGCCGGGGTTAGTTTTCGAGTGATTCTGGATGAACAGGGCGATTCAGCGACCTTTCTGGCCTTTATGTTGCCGGATAAGGAGCAGGCAGCCAAGGTCAATCAGGTGCTGCGAGATAATAAGGCTGGGGCCATCAATTTCGGGGAAAACAGCTGGCATTTTTATCCTTCCTGGGAACATTTGCTCGGCGGTAAAACCCTCTGCAAAAACGGCTGGCCCTTTGACTCTCATTGTAAACGTCGTGTTATCTATGATCCTGAGGCCCTGCCTGCTTCGGTTGAGCTGATGAGCCGTACCTTGGTGTATCAGGTTCCGGTTAATCTGAGCGATACCCAGCGAGAGACCATGCTGGCGGCCCTGGCCAAGGCGGCTGCTCTCTAA
- a CDS encoding aspartate 1-decarboxylase, with the protein MQRTMLKSKIHRATITEADLNYDGSLTIDQDLLDAAGIIPFEQVNVYNINNGERFETYAITGERGSGVIGLNGAAARKGHTGDLIIIVTYSQYDDSELTDFAPKIILCDEQNGIRKLIDK; encoded by the coding sequence ATGCAGCGAACAATGCTTAAATCCAAGATCCACCGCGCAACCATTACTGAGGCGGATCTCAATTACGACGGCAGTTTGACCATTGACCAAGACCTTCTGGATGCCGCCGGGATTATCCCTTTTGAGCAGGTCAATGTTTATAATATCAATAACGGGGAACGCTTTGAGACCTACGCTATCACAGGGGAGCGGGGCTCCGGCGTTATCGGCCTGAACGGGGCTGCAGCCCGCAAAGGACATACGGGTGACCTGATTATCATTGTCACCTATAGTCAATATGATGACAGCGAGCTGACCGATTTTGCACCGAAGATTATTCTTTGCGATGAACAAAACGGGATTCGCAAGCTGATTGATAAATAG
- a CDS encoding cupin domain-containing protein, with translation MLKNILTDLPADLQNELFDELLRAKNFRIERIVSKGHTSPETGWYDQEENEWVLVLEGAGTIVFAEGDRQVTLRKGDYLHIPAHAKHKVVWTEPEELTVWLAVHYSVEDIMACE, from the coding sequence ATGCTGAAAAATATTCTTACCGACCTGCCTGCTGATTTGCAGAACGAGCTGTTTGATGAATTGCTCAGAGCGAAAAATTTCCGGATTGAGCGCATTGTTTCCAAGGGGCATACCTCACCGGAAACAGGCTGGTACGATCAGGAGGAAAATGAGTGGGTGCTGGTGCTGGAAGGTGCGGGAACCATCGTGTTTGCAGAGGGTGATCGACAGGTGACCTTGCGAAAAGGCGATTATCTTCATATTCCGGCGCACGCAAAGCACAAGGTTGTCTGGACGGAACCGGAAGAACTTACGGTCTGGTTGGCTGTGCATTATTCTGTTGAAGATATCATGGCATGCGAGTAA
- the panC gene encoding pantoate--beta-alanine ligase produces the protein MKIIRDPQEMTSWSKEQAVADRKIGFVPTMGFFHEGHLALMGRAGELADQVVVSLFVNPTQFGPQEDLAAYPRDFDRDQELAASVGVDVIFAPQPEDMYPTGFNTIVNVGGDLTDRLCGASRPRHFAGVATVVSKLFNIVRPDLAVFGEKDFQQLAVIRRMTEDLNLGVKIIGHPIIREQDGLAMSSRNTYLQEAEREAALSLSRALAMARTMVAEDEHDAEKLTVILQEFILSSPGTELDYISFVDQFTLQPVAEVDEGTVLALAVKINGRVRLIDNGYLLTA, from the coding sequence ATGAAGATTATTCGAGACCCACAGGAAATGACATCCTGGTCGAAAGAGCAGGCTGTTGCGGATAGGAAAATCGGCTTTGTCCCGACAATGGGTTTTTTTCATGAAGGCCATCTCGCCTTAATGGGCCGGGCAGGGGAATTGGCTGATCAGGTGGTGGTGAGTCTCTTTGTTAATCCCACCCAGTTCGGTCCGCAGGAAGATCTGGCTGCTTACCCGAGAGACTTTGATCGCGATCAGGAGCTGGCTGCCAGCGTCGGGGTGGATGTGATCTTTGCTCCGCAACCGGAGGATATGTATCCGACCGGTTTCAACACCATCGTGAACGTCGGTGGTGACCTGACCGACCGGCTTTGCGGGGCTTCCCGCCCTCGTCATTTTGCCGGGGTTGCCACGGTGGTCAGCAAGCTCTTCAATATCGTTCGTCCGGATTTGGCTGTGTTCGGAGAAAAAGATTTTCAGCAACTGGCTGTGATCCGGCGCATGACCGAGGACCTGAATCTCGGGGTCAAGATCATCGGTCATCCCATTATTCGGGAACAAGACGGATTGGCTATGAGCTCCCGCAATACCTATCTGCAAGAGGCAGAGCGGGAAGCTGCGCTCAGTCTCTCCCGCGCTTTGGCAATGGCCCGGACAATGGTCGCAGAAGATGAGCATGATGCGGAAAAGCTCACTGTTATTTTGCAGGAATTTATCCTCTCCTCCCCAGGTACTGAGCTGGATTATATCAGTTTTGTTGATCAATTCACTCTCCAGCCGGTTGCCGAAGTTGATGAGGGCACAGTGCTGGCTTTGGCTGTGAAAATCAATGGGAGAGTGAGGCTGATTGATAATGGGTATCTGCTGACCGCTTGA
- a CDS encoding tetratricopeptide repeat protein — protein sequence MSKQQSSFQLNDLRENAHVEQHNGILDQLDLPPGVIEFLQKNQRKIWTVVTIVAVVIIVTAFYDSYRTYSSNKAAKAYDAALLLEGEQRATALNKVNEDFSSTPSAAWSQIQLAHLDQEAGKNKEAIDRLEILKNESGDEDLLTPLVLANLGALYEQDKQLDKAVAAYEVLQKREGYEALALSSLGRLYESMGKTEQAVATYQRYMSLTEKKQGDAGPAQNSLARDMAQASLNRLLQ from the coding sequence ATGTCAAAACAACAAAGCTCCTTTCAGCTTAACGATTTGCGGGAAAATGCCCATGTTGAGCAGCATAACGGCATCTTGGATCAGCTGGATCTTCCCCCTGGTGTTATTGAATTTCTGCAGAAAAATCAGCGTAAAATCTGGACGGTAGTTACCATTGTCGCTGTGGTGATTATAGTTACCGCATTTTATGATTCCTATCGCACCTACAGCTCGAATAAGGCTGCCAAGGCCTATGATGCAGCTTTGCTTCTTGAAGGCGAACAACGGGCAACAGCCCTGAACAAGGTTAATGAGGACTTCAGCTCGACGCCTTCTGCTGCCTGGAGTCAGATTCAACTCGCCCATCTTGATCAGGAGGCCGGGAAGAATAAGGAGGCTATTGACCGGTTAGAAATTTTGAAGAATGAGTCGGGAGACGAGGATTTGCTCACCCCCCTGGTGTTGGCAAATCTTGGTGCTTTATATGAGCAGGATAAGCAGCTGGACAAGGCTGTTGCTGCCTATGAAGTACTGCAAAAGAGAGAGGGCTACGAGGCCCTGGCCTTGAGTAGTCTTGGGCGGCTTTACGAGAGTATGGGAAAGACAGAGCAGGCTGTGGCAACGTATCAGCGTTATATGAGCCTGACAGAGAAGAAGCAGGGAGATGCCGGGCCTGCTCAGAATTCTCTGGCCCGTGATATGGCCCAGGCGAGTCTCAACCGTCTCCTGCAATAG
- a CDS encoding RluA family pseudouridine synthase, whose amino-acid sequence MTIKKGKKEVEIIFADQELAVVNKPGGLLAVPGRGPDKQDSVVSRFKAHFPDAIEQPAVHRLDMATSGLMVLALTTAAHRHLSGQFFQRQVDKIYIALLDGTVTEENGEIELRFRLDPDNRPYQMYDPVQGKVGITRWRRLALSGTLFGCEVRPNTRIEFTPLTGRTHQLRLHAAHPLGLGCPIIGDSLYGSGKMGDPMYLHATRLAFTHPLSQKRLEFYSPPPF is encoded by the coding sequence ATGACGATAAAGAAAGGAAAGAAAGAAGTGGAGATCATTTTTGCCGATCAAGAGCTGGCGGTGGTCAATAAACCCGGTGGGCTCTTGGCTGTGCCTGGACGGGGGCCGGATAAACAGGATTCAGTGGTCAGCCGCTTCAAGGCGCATTTTCCCGATGCCATTGAGCAACCGGCGGTTCATCGCCTGGATATGGCCACCTCTGGCCTGATGGTCCTGGCCCTGACTACAGCGGCCCATCGCCATCTCAGCGGCCAATTTTTTCAACGGCAGGTGGACAAGATCTATATCGCCCTGCTGGATGGGACTGTGACTGAAGAGAACGGCGAAATAGAACTGCGCTTCCGCCTGGATCCAGATAATCGCCCTTATCAGATGTATGATCCCGTGCAGGGGAAGGTCGGGATCACCCGTTGGCGTCGCCTTGCCTTGTCTGGGACTCTCTTCGGCTGCGAAGTCCGCCCCAACACCCGTATTGAATTTACGCCGTTAACCGGCAGAACCCACCAGCTCCGTCTCCATGCGGCCCATCCACTGGGGCTCGGTTGTCCCATTATCGGGGACAGCCTGTACGGCAGCGGCAAGATGGGCGACCCCATGTATCTCCATGCGACCCGCTTAGCCTTTACCCACCCGCTCAGCCAAAAACGACTGGAATTCTATTCCCCGCCACCCTTTTGA